Within Paroedura picta isolate Pp20150507F chromosome 13, Ppicta_v3.0, whole genome shotgun sequence, the genomic segment CATTTTCCTTTTTCTTGCAAAAAGGGCAGACATTTTTCTACACCTTGGGCTGGATCCATTACTAGGGTCTGTGCTCATCTCAGCTCTAGTCTCTATCTCGCAGCCATTTCTAATCCTGGGTAAGTTTATGTCTGTGGTTGCTAGACTCACACAGAACAGAGCCAAGGGCTattgggaggcagcagcagggagcagcCAAATGAGCATCCTTCTGTCTCTTCCGTCAGTACAGCTCTGCCCATGCAAGAGGGGATGAttttgccccctccctctcctggctGCAGTCTCCCATCCCATGGTTCTTATTCCACAGTCCCGAGAATAAATCTTTCCCAGGGTCGGAAGTGGTTTCCAGGGAGCCAAGGGACAGGAAAGCTGGGCAGACCTGCAACCAGCAGGGAATTCCACGGTTGGATTTTGGGATCAAATGTGATACGACTGCCATGGACCAGGGAAAACAGGCAAGGGAATcagacctggggccattccgcacacataggataatgcactttcaatgcgctttggcagctggaatttcctgtgcagagcaggaaaatctacttctaaagtgcattaaaagtgcattatccattgtgtgcagaataggccctggagagccagttggcCATCCCTCTTCCAGGGCAAACACCTCATGCCTGGAACGATGGGAGCTGCTTCACCTGATCAAGTAGAGCTCGTTGTTCCAGGGGTAAACATTCAAGACAGGCCCCACCCCGATCATGTGGTTGTGGCAGCCCCTGATGCTCTCGATGTACTCGTGTTTCAGTGGCACCCGGCTGAGGAGCCTGAAGTCGTCAGGCGCTTGCTGCAGCACTTGCTCTGCCGCATGGAAGCCGTCCACCAGGAGCGTCCGGCCACCTGTCCCTTCATGCCGGAGACAGTGGAACACCTGGATGCTGTGGAGGGGCGAGGAGAAAACCAGTCAGTTAGCGATAAGGAAGGCTGAAAAGACAGAAACTGGTAGAGTGCTGAGGAGTGAAAGCAAGAGAAAGACGAGAaaatgattctaggattctctgcttgcagtaaaaaaaaaccctgattggtTAGagttggggtagtcaaactgcggccctccagaggtccatggactacaattcccatgagcccctctggcaggggctcatgggaattgtagtccatggacctctggagggccgcagtttgactacccctgttagacAGACGATCAGTGATCAGTTGGCAATATTATAAAAGTAGGAATAACGGCATAAAGACATTCCACTCCATGAAGATCCATTCCAGCTTCTAATTCTGCCTTTCCAAACATCAGGAAGGACTCTGCCCTGCCCGCTCTCATGTGAAAAAGTGGGCACTAGCTATGCTACAGAGAGTTCTCCACTACAGAAGAACCTGTAGTTCAGTAACCGGTGTTCATTCCAAACTGTCTGAACCTGCTTGAATATCACTATAAAACCATTTCTAGATcttgaaaaacatttattttggagAAGATTACGGAAGAACGCTCATGATGCAAAGAATCCAAAGTTACAAATCTCCACAAGGGGGCCAAAAAATACAAGCTGGAAGGCCAAGAATTACTGTATCATGTTCAAGAACTATGCGTATTATGCTATATTAAACATTTAGGAAAAAATTGTCCTCCGTAAGACCCTACAAATAAGACAAATACTATCTTGGTAGCCTGCTGGTCCCATTGATTCCTGCCGTCTTTGGCATGTTTTAGCAGCTCATCTTTGCTATTGTGTTTTTAGATAATTTCCTTTCAATTGAGTTAGCTGCCTTgtgaatttgttttaaatatataaacctaaggacaggatataaataatTGTAATACATAAAATCCAGGTAAATTTGACACTAATGCTTGATTGCAATCTCAGAGACCAGTGAAGCATCAATGCCCCATACAGGGTATTTTGCCCTTCAATCTCAAGAGAAGAAGAGGCCAGCTGAAAATCAGAAGCaatttaccttttttttgttGCTTCTGTGCTTTCTTATATGGGAGTTTGTGGAGAAAGAAcagattccagcctttctcaatcatttttaccattgagaaacccctgaaacattcttcaggcttcgagaaaccccagaagtggcacaactgtgccgaataaggttgggaaggagagctgtGGACACTTCCACTTGggaccctgccccttcccaccccctccaggcccaccacttgccattttctttgggggggtcaacgtgaccatatatggtcatatcacaataaatgtgatatttacaaatataaatatataaatataaattaattcccacccattcaggaaacctttcagggccattaagaaaaaaTAGATTCACCAGTTGATGAAAATATACAGGCTCTTATCAAGCAGAGCAATAGCAGCAACAAAAGCActtcatttttatttgcttttactGACTGTTTGaaaaatcttagaatcatagagttggaaggggccatacaggccatctagtccaacccctgctcaacgcaggattagccctaagcatcctaaagcatccaagaaaagtgtgtatccaacctttgcttgaagactgccagtgagggggagctcaccacctccttaggcagcctattccattgcggaactactctgactgtgaacatttttttcctgatttccaacctatatcattgtacttgtagtttaaacccattactgcatgtcctctcctctgcagccaacagaaacatctTATGGGGCTTTTATAAAGCATTATTGTGTATTGCTGTGATTTTATGTGTGCACTACATTAAGCATTCCCTCCACCATTTACTGTTAACTTTtcacaataaggtaaaggtaaaggtatcccctgtgcaagcaccgggtcacgtctgacccttggggtgacgccctctagcgttttcatggcagactcaatacggggtggtttgccagtgccttccccagtcattaccgtttaccccccagcaagcaagctgggtactcattttaccgacctcagaaggatggaaggctgagtcaaccttgagccggctgctgggatcgaacaacccagcctcatgggcagagctttcagactgcatgtctgctgccttaccactctgcgccacaagaggctcatcctttCACAATAAGCTCAGACTAAAACGAAGGGGCGGCCTCATTTGTAATCGACACTTACCCGCAGGGCTCCTGGAAGTAGGTAGTGTCTGTGTGGCGgtccaaagccagcttggtgtaagctGTGTCTCCCCGGGAGAAGTCAGAGGTGAAGTGCCACATCCTGCCATAGATCGTCTCCCtagaaaaacagagaaagagcagcagctgcagagctggacttgagtctagcagcaccttagaggccaTAGGACAAACACAGGACGGTCTTGCAGtgaacaaaagaagagccctgctgggtccagcctgtggtccatctagtccagcatcctgtgaaGTCACTGAGGGCAAGCAGGAAATTATGCAGATCAGCTTAggtctttttaaatttaaaagaaagcAGCAGGGAAGACCAGTATGAATTAGTGCTGCAGTGGAAAcagaatgggtttttaaaaatccatctctGTGTTGCCATCTCCGAGCAGAAATCACACCCCCTCACTCTGAACCACTGTTAACCTCTGCAAGTTAAAAAAAACTAGCAAAATACTAATAGCAGGTtgatgggttttttaaattactaTTTTATTCTAAAGGAGATACAATTGCAAAAAGGATCATACAACAGGTGATATAtatccggggtagtcaacctgtggtcctccagtcgttcatggactacaattcctatgagcccctgccagcgtttgctggcaggggctcatgggaattgtagtccatgaacatctggaggaccacaggttgactacctctgatataTATCAAAATTATATACTACTGGGTACTTGTGTATTTGTGACTGACGTCCTTTGGGGGGGTGTGGGGCAAAGAGTAACCTCCCTCCTTTGCCTCTGCATGGTCCCTGATCCAAAGTTGCCTTTGCCCTTCTTTATTTTAACACTAACCTTAAGTGTCCCGATCACAGCTTGGCAGAGGGGGCCAGAGTTTGGCCCCACTTTTCTGGGGTGAAAAATACAGAGTCCCGTCCCATACGGATATGGCAGCCTTGCAagagtaaaatattttatttttaaaataggcaGGGCTGGACAGGAACCCAGGAAGAAAGCAGATTCGGAGGAACAAAATAATAAACCAGGCCTTAACGAACCAAGTGTGGGAGGGGATAGAAAGAAAAACCATCCAGAACAGCAGTGCTAAGTGTGGAAGTTCCCAGGCCAGGGAAGCCGCCCGGAATCTACGGGTGCCCTTCGGtctctgggctggggagggaagaggagggaatgtgCCAATCCCTTTCTTTCTGATCCTCAAGGGTAAGGCAAGGTCAGCCCAGCAATTTCATTTTAATTGGAAGGAAACTCTTGCTTTTGCGCGATCCCTCTGGAGCTTAGAGTGTTGTTTGGAACTTCTCGTCTCCCAGGACCAAGGCTGCCCTCCTAACCTTTCAGTCAAAACAGGAAATCTTGCACTGGCTTAAAACTAAAACATTCCCAGCCCGGCTTTAAGAACTCACTCCTGGCTGTTCTGACTGCTCTCGGGAATGGCCCTCACGATGTttccttgatttaaaaaaaggTGTCCTCCCCCCCGAGTTTGTGTAACATCAACACACCTAAGTTGTTGCCTAATGGTATGAAATAGTGTGATTTTCTAGGGCAAGGGAGGAGATGCCGACTCAGAAAAAGCACATGGAATTGCCTTAGGCCACATGCAAagtaagaacctcttgtggcgcagagtggtaaggcaacagacatgcagtctgaaagctctgcccatgaggctgggagttcaatcccagcagctggctcaaggttgactcagccttccatccttctgaggtcggtaaaatgagtacccagcttgctggggggtaaaatggtaatgactggggaaggcactggcaaactaccctgtattgagtctgccatgaaaacgctggagggcgtcaccccaagggtcagacatgacccggttcttgcacaggggacacctctacctttaccttttacatgcaAAGTGTGCTCCTGCTTATCTTCCCGACTGGGGCCTTTAACGGAATCCAGGTCAACCTGGAAAGGTCTCCAATATATGGAAATACATGAAGAAGGCTGAAGCTCTTGCAGGGTTATGAGGGAAGAGCAATGGCAGAGATTGCAGGCTCCTGGGCATGACGCTCCTATTGGATCTAAAACATTTATAATGATGCTTTGGCCTCAGGCAGGGTGCTATAATGTCTAGAGCTGCCATGCCTGTATCTGGAAGACACAGGTTCGAAGGTGAAGCTCACTAGAGGACCTAGGTGCAGTCTCTGCCTCTCTTGGCCTTATTCAGGGGAGGGTctgggtcagtggcagagcctctgcttggcaagcagaagctcccaggtacaatgacacccagctcttatctcctgatggatggctggacagactcccccccccccccccccgaaaaatttgccagttgtttggaagcagtgactggatggctcaggcagagtctcctgtaactcaacccctccaagatggaggtcctgcggTGGGCGAATGGGGCAGGATCCGAAAGCGTGCATACCCTCCCTGAACAGGGTGCAGCCTTCcaacaggaatctgggggtgatctttgatgcctctttatctatggaggctcagatcacgaggGTAGCCCGAGTGGCATTTCACCATCCCCGCCAAACGAGGCtactacctgtccccagaacacctggccaccatGATCCATACAACAATAACTTCTAGACTAAACTTCTGTAACTAGTTctggccttcccttatctctgactcaaaaactgcaattggtccaaaatacagctgttagtcctcactaggtcatttCAGAGgcctgttctgaggcagctgcattggttaccagtttgcttccagattgGTTCTTACATTCAAGGCCATTTGGGGCTGGGCCcccgcttatctgagggaccgcttgtcaccTTATCCCCGCTGCAGAGCCCTCCGCTTTGCGAGTTTGAATCTCCTGGTTGTCCTCGGTCCCTGGGTGGCatgtctggccttgacctgggccagggccttttcagtcctggccccgacctggtggaatgagctcctggaagagctgagggccctgagggagctatcacagttctgcagggcctgcaagagggagctcttccaccaggcatttggtggaggccaggctaggaagattgtgtccctccctgtataggcccaATGTGCTAATTACTTGGGCAGGAGTAACGCAGTCCCCACCCCCAAGACGGCAGTATGGGGCTGTGTGTGCTGTGGTCGGGTGTGggtaggaagggaggagaggatttAGATGGGGTTTTACCACTGCTTACACGGATGTAtatttttgtaattgtattttatacggttttataattttttgtaaaccgccacgagctggcagGGCCTGGGAGTGGTGGCCAATAAATACAACTACAAATGAATAAaattcctggcatctctgctTGGAAAGATGAGGTGCTGGGTGGTGTGAAAGAGCTTTCCCTGCAGAGCCTCTGCCCATCTGAGTGGGTcgaattcagtataaggcagtttcgtgTTTGTTCATGCATGGGTTGATGCGGAGGGGATAAAATGTGTGTGAAAAATGTGTTAAGCAGCTTTCCGTTCCGATCAGGCAAGCAAGCGGAGCACAAATTTTTCAGCAAAACAAACACTTGTGGATCCTTTTGGGCCTTTTTCAAATCAACATAAGGCATCCCCAAATGCTAGACCGTTACCTGATCAAGCTGATCCTCTCAGCTAAGATCTCCGTGTCTTCTTTGGTTGGAGGCACGTTCTCCACAAAGGCAATCCCGTAAAGGAGGAAGTTTTGCAGGAACTCCCTCAGGCCCTCATTGGTCTCCAGGAAGCTCTGGCAGTCCACGGAGGGCACCTGGGCATCCTGGTAGATCTGTGCATTCCAGAGAATGCGGGGGTGCATGACCTGCTGCTTCTGCCCCTCATAACTGTTGCTCAGGAGCCAATCTAGTCCATACCTGGTCACGTGGCCATCTGGCCCTTCGGCAAAACAAAGACATACAGAAAGGGGTGAGGGGTAACGCTCCCGGATGTTACCAGTTAACCGATGGAAAGGCTCAGATGGCCTTCCAGCCCCATCTCAAAACAAATTTATTCAAAAGGAAAGCCTGTGATTTCTCCGCAGCTTCAGCAAGTGAAGCACCCCCAAAGGCAGCCATAGTTGTGGGTACATTTCTCACTTGTTACAAAAAGATGCCTGGCTTAGAACTTTGGGCTTAGAACTTTGGGCTTAGAACTTTGGGCTTAGAACTTTGGGCTTAGaactttgggtttttgttttttttttagaaatcccACCCCCCCCTTTAGTAGGAACAACTTACACATTTCCACTACAAGCCAAAGGTAcaagcccctgcccccccccgtttCATTCAAAGATCACAGATTGCAAAAAATGGAGGCCCATTTCTTGCAAGGATCCATCCCTTCACTTtacccccccgccctccccagcctCTGGGAGCAAAGAATGCTCTATCAGACTCACAGGTGAGGAAGAGCGTGGTGTCATCCACCCGGACAGTCTGGGGTCTGATGCACAAGTCCACACTGGCCGTGTCCAGGCTGCGCTGGTTGGTCTTGGTGTTGTAACAGGAGGCGGAGCGGCAATGGTCACGCAGCCAGACGTAGTCGAAACGCATGAGGGTGTCCCCGAGCTTCAGCTCTAGAGAGGCAACACAAAGGTGGTCAAACTTGTTAGactttgtctcttagcaagagccagccacagactgtcagttACAGGGTTAACTATTTctttacacttgttgctagtggggacaggcagagtgggtcatgtggtctgtttatagatatgcagatttgtttagGGGAAAAGATAACAACATCATTAAGTTACACACTGACTGCATTGGCTGAGTTAAAGAATAAAGGCTCTGACAACAAATCTTAATACAGTTTTTATGTATGCTATTGGCTCATTGTAGGAGGCAGGATGCTAatctttggcctgatccagaacAGTGAATCCTTCCCATaccatttctggaaagctgtttgAAAAGGTGAGTGTGGCCAATGGAGAACAAGTGTACACGGGTTGGTGATGAACAAACCACCTGAAAGAGGGAACTGTCAAAAACAGGGTGCCTGGCAACTTTATGGgatcactagcaagaaagcccattgcaaccaggaatgcaatgggtgctaggatccaggggacaccggcagggacagatctctctctcagcaggagccataaaaGGTAATCAGGGATTGGGGCGGCTGCCTCTGTCAGTCTCCGTCTCCctcacagcagaagccatagcaggtaatcagggctcacttatagcaggtaatcagggctcattttcagtttggcagggctctctctcaggcatctgagagcaaagtggctagtatCCAGGGTAGGAggatgggagctgtaggggcagggccaatcagggtgtggccaactttgctggctgcaccctgattggccctactccaactcggacaccccggacacattccaccctcaaggctgtttcacaaatattaagaggaacaatggataaagacATGGGGGAAGTTAGCTGATGAGATACGCGGCTTTAAATGTAACAAGGAGCATCTGAAACTAAGCCTGGAAACAAATTAGTAGATGCTGAAGCACTGGAGCCATTTAAAAACATACCGTGCAAACATGGATTTCAGTACCCACAGGTGTAAACTGGTCAACAATCTACTGGTTGCATTTTGTTCCAGCTGAAGTTTCTTAATGATTTTCTTTCCCACGCTACTTACCTAAATGATCATTGTGCAGCTGCCAGGAACAATTTAAGGATTCAGGGGCGGTGTGATGCTGACGGGTTGAACCCAGGGAAACCCAACTGAAGCTGAGCTGCTGCAAAGATTGGTGCTTGGGAGGTTTCTTTGGTGGGCAGCGGGGCCACCTGGAGAGCAGACGCAGCAGCTGGCGGCCCCACATCCTGGGAAAGAGAAGCAAGCACCATTGATGTCACCGGCATGACAATTTCCAGCTCCCCAATCACTAGGGACTGTAAGATTCACTGCTTGTTTCCCCTGTGGTGAGCCCTgtcttggatagcccaggctagtccaatctcatcagatttcagaagctaagcagggttggccccggatgagtatttggatgggagaccattaggGAAGCTCCGTACACAGGGGCAGGTGATGGTAAAccatctgaacatttcttgccttgaaagccatacagggctgccataagtcagctgttgcTTGATGAGAGAAAACACCAAAATGCCTATGGTAGCCATTCTGGTCAAGAGATTCTTAAGATGGACCACTGTGATGACAGGGAGAGTCTGGGAGAACCCCAGGGCCTGCACCAagatctccctctccccaaacatCACACAGATAAATGGTGTATTATGAAGTCCCCTTTAGAGAATCCCTCCGCAGACCAGCTGAGGGCTGCCTACTGATTACCCTGCAAAAATCCGGTGCCACAGAGCAATGCCACCGAGATTGCTAAAAGGACGCATGTCTTCTTATTGCTTGCAAGTCAACCACACGCAAAGGAATTCATGCGGCAGAATCTACTATGAT encodes:
- the TMLHE gene encoding trimethyllysine dioxygenase, mitochondrial isoform X2, yielding MWGRQLLRLLSRWPRCPPKKPPKHQSLQQLSFSWVSLGSTRQHHTAPESLNCSWQLHNDHLELKLGDTLMRFDYVWLRDHCRSASCYNTKTNQRSLDTASVDLCIRPQTVRVDDTTLFLTWPDGHVTRYGLDWLLSNSYEGQKQQVMHPRILWNAQIYQDAQVPSVDCQSFLETNEGLREFLQNFLLYGIAFVENVPPTKEDTEILAERISLIRETIYGRMWHFTSDFSRGDTAYTKLALDRHTDTTYFQEPCGIQVFHCLRHEGTGGRTLLVDGFHAAEQVLQQAPDDFRLLSRVPLKHEYIESIRGCHNHMIGVGPVLNVYPWNNELYLIRYNNYDRAVINTVPYDIVHRWYAAHRTLTTELRRPENELWVKLKPGKALFVDNWRVLHGRESFTGYRQLCGCYLTRDDVLNTARFLGLKA
- the TMLHE gene encoding trimethyllysine dioxygenase, mitochondrial isoform X1, which produces MFSCQVLALISRMWGRQLLRLLSRWPRCPPKKPPKHQSLQQLSFSWVSLGSTRQHHTAPESLNCSWQLHNDHLELKLGDTLMRFDYVWLRDHCRSASCYNTKTNQRSLDTASVDLCIRPQTVRVDDTTLFLTWPDGHVTRYGLDWLLSNSYEGQKQQVMHPRILWNAQIYQDAQVPSVDCQSFLETNEGLREFLQNFLLYGIAFVENVPPTKEDTEILAERISLIRETIYGRMWHFTSDFSRGDTAYTKLALDRHTDTTYFQEPCGIQVFHCLRHEGTGGRTLLVDGFHAAEQVLQQAPDDFRLLSRVPLKHEYIESIRGCHNHMIGVGPVLNVYPWNNELYLIRYNNYDRAVINTVPYDIVHRWYAAHRTLTTELRRPENELWVKLKPGKALFVDNWRVLHGRESFTGYRQLCGCYLTRDDVLNTARFLGLKA